The following proteins are co-located in the Dyadobacter chenwenxiniae genome:
- a CDS encoding 1,4-dihydroxy-2-naphthoate polyprenyltransferase has product MNPWIEAARPRTLPLALSCILMGCFLAASTGTFSWPVAGLSVLTTILLQILSNFANDYGDAVNGKDTELRQGPRRAVHSGHIQASTMLRAIIVFSILALISGISLLIIALKDAPANVFWVFLGIGIACIIAAITYTAGKRPYGYVGLGDLSVLIFFGWVGVLGSSYLHTHVWDWGLLLPASSCGLFAVGVLNINNIRDIESDKATGKNSIPVRLGREKAIAYHWTILIIGMLCVSVYTAEHFSGYTSLMFLLSFPLFIKNGLAISRLKKANELDPYLKQMALSTLLFVILFGIGVVL; this is encoded by the coding sequence ATGAATCCCTGGATTGAAGCAGCCCGTCCCCGTACATTGCCCCTTGCACTTTCATGTATATTAATGGGCTGTTTTTTAGCGGCTTCTACCGGAACATTCAGCTGGCCAGTGGCAGGATTGAGCGTGTTAACAACCATTTTACTGCAAATCCTATCCAATTTCGCCAACGATTATGGAGATGCTGTGAATGGAAAAGATACCGAATTACGTCAAGGACCACGCAGGGCGGTTCATTCCGGGCACATTCAGGCATCAACCATGCTGAGAGCTATCATCGTCTTTTCGATTCTTGCATTGATTTCCGGAATATCGCTTTTGATCATTGCCTTAAAAGACGCTCCTGCTAATGTCTTCTGGGTTTTTCTGGGTATTGGCATTGCTTGTATCATTGCCGCAATCACTTATACAGCAGGAAAGCGTCCTTACGGCTATGTCGGCCTGGGCGATTTGTCGGTTTTGATATTTTTCGGATGGGTTGGTGTGTTGGGCAGCAGTTATCTTCACACACATGTTTGGGATTGGGGCTTACTCCTTCCCGCGTCCAGCTGCGGACTTTTCGCCGTTGGTGTTTTGAACATTAACAACATTCGTGACATTGAGTCTGATAAGGCGACTGGCAAAAACTCAATTCCCGTACGGCTGGGACGCGAAAAAGCCATTGCCTATCACTGGACCATTTTGATTATCGGAATGCTTTGCGTTTCCGTTTACACCGCCGAGCATTTCTCGGGTTATACAAGCCTGATGTTTCTCCTGAGCTTCCCTTTATTTATCAAAAACGGCCTGGCTATTTCGAGGTTAAAAAAAGCGAATGAACTGGATCCTTATTTAAAGCAAATGGCGCTTTCCACATTGCTTTTTGTGATTTTATTCGGCATAGGCGTCGTTTTATAA
- a CDS encoding DUF5618 family protein, translating to MKDITEAKRYISNAKEILREKAIKEGGSYKDRKYVRMAGHTAYSGVLVALDSVLGDKKKKTRKSVEWYQKELSVVDKKVLSYFLDAYDILHLSMSYDGVLNAAVSKEGLEVAEKIINWAEQKTQA from the coding sequence ATGAAAGACATTACAGAAGCAAAGCGCTACATCTCTAACGCTAAGGAAATTTTAAGAGAAAAGGCGATTAAAGAAGGCGGCAGTTACAAAGACCGAAAGTATGTAAGGATGGCAGGGCACACTGCCTACTCTGGTGTTCTGGTTGCACTTGACAGTGTTTTGGGTGATAAGAAAAAAAAGACCAGAAAAAGTGTGGAATGGTATCAAAAGGAGCTTTCTGTTGTTGACAAAAAAGTCTTATCCTACTTCCTTGATGCTTACGACATTCTTCACCTTTCGATGAGCTATGACGGCGTGTTAAATGCCGCTGTATCCAAGGAGGGCCTAGAAGTTGCAGAAAAAATCATAAACTGGGCTGAGCAGAAAACGCAGGCCTGA
- a CDS encoding glutathione peroxidase, with amino-acid sequence MITSLITGLFADKSEIATKPAHDVVAKQTLYDFKVKSLVGNKTVDLSKYKGKKVVILNVASKCGYTKQYADWEKFNKEHGDKVVVLGFPANNFGGQEPGTSEEIATFCSATYGVTFPMFEKVSVLGEDQAPIYKWLTTKDLNGWNDKAPTWNFCKYVVNEKGELTNFFASKILPTDPEFLTAVGI; translated from the coding sequence ATGATTACGAGTTTAATAACCGGCCTCTTCGCCGATAAGTCCGAAATTGCCACAAAACCTGCGCACGATGTTGTTGCCAAGCAAACGCTTTATGATTTCAAAGTAAAATCGCTGGTTGGTAACAAAACGGTTGATCTGAGCAAATACAAAGGCAAAAAAGTGGTGATCCTCAATGTTGCTTCCAAATGCGGCTACACCAAGCAATATGCTGATTGGGAAAAATTCAATAAGGAGCATGGAGATAAGGTGGTTGTGTTGGGTTTTCCCGCAAACAATTTCGGTGGACAGGAGCCAGGCACAAGCGAAGAAATTGCAACATTCTGCTCAGCTACTTATGGCGTGACTTTCCCTATGTTTGAGAAAGTTTCTGTTTTAGGTGAAGATCAGGCACCCATTTACAAATGGCTTACGACTAAAGACTTGAACGGCTGGAATGACAAAGCTCCAACCTGGAATTTCTGCAAATATGTTGTGAATGAAAAAGGTGAACTAACCAATTTCTTCGCCTCAAAAATATTACCGACTGATCCAGAGTTTTTGACCGCAGTCGGCATTTAA
- the argS gene encoding arginine--tRNA ligase gives MTIEAILKDDIQKAIQKHFDIAVEDIILQPTKKEFEGFYTFVTFPLTKSIRKTPAEIGQIIGTELAEHSSVADKFNVVQGFLNISLKDTTWLELFSKVFNNQNFGTFPSNGQSVMVEFSSPNTNKPLHLGHLRNNFLGDSLSKILKASGYDVVKTCLVNDRGIHICKSMLAYRELGNGETPESSGIKGDKLAGKYYVMFDGEYKRQIRELVEQGMPEEEATKKAPWILEAQKLLLLWENNDPETVALWHKMNGWVYEGFRQTYDKIGVGFDKTYYESNTYLLGKDIIEEGLQNNVFYKKPDNSVWIDLSAEGLDEKLVLRGDGTSVYITQDLGTTELKYGDFHNNRYLWVVGNEQDYHFKVLFAILKKLGRPYADGCYHISYGMVDLPSGKMKSREGTVVDADDLVEQMIQTAASRTQELGKIDDFDSAEAKQLYNQLALGALKYFLLKVDPKKRMLFNPEESIDFQGHTGPFIQYTYARIRSITRKAEQSGIQPVIPPVSYVLHPAEKELIFALSQYPVRVLAAANEFAPSVISLYAFELAKVYNQFYAEVSIFSDPNPEAVKFRVALSRAVSETIQKALGLLGIEVPERM, from the coding sequence ATGACGATTGAAGCAATTCTGAAGGACGATATTCAAAAAGCAATCCAGAAGCATTTTGATATAGCCGTTGAAGACATCATTTTACAACCGACAAAAAAGGAATTTGAAGGATTTTACACTTTTGTTACTTTCCCGCTCACCAAATCCATCCGCAAAACACCCGCGGAAATAGGGCAGATTATCGGAACTGAGCTTGCAGAGCACTCTTCCGTGGCTGACAAGTTCAATGTCGTTCAGGGCTTTTTGAACATCAGCCTGAAAGACACAACCTGGTTGGAATTGTTTTCGAAAGTTTTTAATAATCAGAATTTTGGGACATTTCCTTCGAACGGCCAGTCCGTAATGGTGGAATTTTCTTCTCCCAACACCAATAAGCCGCTTCACCTGGGACATTTGAGGAATAATTTCCTTGGTGATTCTTTATCTAAGATTCTCAAAGCCAGCGGTTATGATGTTGTAAAAACTTGTTTGGTAAACGATCGCGGAATTCACATCTGCAAATCCATGCTGGCTTACCGTGAACTTGGAAATGGCGAAACGCCGGAATCGAGCGGCATTAAGGGCGACAAATTGGCTGGGAAATATTACGTAATGTTTGACGGTGAATATAAACGGCAGATTAGGGAGCTTGTTGAACAGGGAATGCCGGAAGAAGAAGCTACCAAAAAGGCGCCCTGGATCCTCGAAGCCCAAAAATTGCTTTTGCTTTGGGAAAATAATGACCCTGAAACCGTTGCATTATGGCATAAGATGAACGGCTGGGTTTACGAAGGCTTCCGCCAGACTTATGATAAAATTGGTGTTGGTTTTGATAAAACATATTATGAATCAAACACATATCTGCTTGGGAAAGACATTATAGAAGAAGGTTTGCAAAATAATGTTTTCTACAAAAAGCCCGACAATTCTGTCTGGATCGACCTCTCCGCAGAAGGCCTGGACGAAAAGCTCGTTCTGCGTGGTGATGGGACTTCCGTTTACATTACGCAGGATCTGGGAACAACCGAGCTTAAATACGGCGACTTTCATAACAACCGTTATCTGTGGGTTGTAGGAAACGAGCAGGATTATCATTTCAAAGTCCTTTTTGCCATTCTGAAAAAACTGGGGCGTCCTTATGCCGATGGCTGTTATCACATTAGTTACGGCATGGTGGATTTGCCCTCGGGGAAAATGAAATCGCGGGAAGGAACGGTGGTAGATGCCGATGACCTGGTGGAGCAAATGATCCAGACCGCAGCAAGCAGAACGCAGGAACTCGGCAAAATTGATGATTTCGATAGCGCGGAAGCGAAGCAGCTTTACAATCAGCTCGCATTGGGTGCATTAAAGTATTTTCTTTTAAAGGTTGACCCTAAAAAAAGAATGCTCTTTAATCCCGAAGAATCGATTGATTTCCAAGGACATACAGGCCCGTTTATTCAGTACACATATGCCCGGATCCGCTCTATTACCAGAAAAGCGGAGCAGTCAGGCATCCAACCGGTGATTCCGCCCGTAAGCTATGTATTACATCCGGCAGAAAAAGAGTTGATTTTTGCTTTGTCACAATATCCGGTTCGTGTGCTGGCGGCGGCGAATGAGTTTGCGCCTTCAGTTATTTCGTTGTATGCATTTGAGTTGGCAAAGGTCTATAATCAGTTCTACGCAGAGGTCTCTATTTTCTCTGATCCAAACCCGGAAGCAGTGAAATTCAGGGTTGCATTATCGCGTGCAGTTTCTGAAACAATTCAGAAGGCTTTGGGGTTATTAGGGATAGAAGTTCCGGAGCGAATGTAG
- the pyrR gene encoding bifunctional pyr operon transcriptional regulator/uracil phosphoribosyltransferase PyrR encodes MPQKRLILSSPLLEIMTSRLCQELIENHQDFSNSVVMGLQPRGIYFAERIIAELRERTGKDIPLGYLDATFYRDDFRRRESPLLPNKTNVPFLIEGKRVILIDDVLSTGRMVRAALDAMTAFGRPKTVELMVLIDRRYNREIPIDPDYVGMQVSTVESQRVQVEWKEQGFEADHIWMVD; translated from the coding sequence ATACCCCAAAAACGATTAATACTTAGCAGCCCATTGCTAGAGATCATGACCAGCCGGTTGTGTCAGGAACTGATTGAGAATCACCAGGACTTTTCCAATTCCGTGGTGATGGGACTGCAACCGCGGGGAATATATTTTGCCGAACGCATCATTGCCGAACTTCGGGAGCGCACCGGAAAAGACATTCCACTGGGTTATCTGGACGCTACTTTCTACCGGGATGATTTCAGAAGACGTGAATCCCCGCTCCTTCCCAATAAGACCAATGTCCCTTTTTTGATTGAGGGAAAAAGAGTGATCCTCATAGATGACGTCCTTTCAACGGGGCGCATGGTGAGGGCAGCATTGGACGCTATGACGGCGTTTGGAAGGCCTAAAACCGTTGAGTTAATGGTGCTGATCGATCGCCGCTACAACCGCGAGATTCCTATCGATCCTGATTATGTCGGAATGCAGGTTAGCACGGTGGAAAGTCAGCGCGTGCAGGTGGAGTGGAAAGAGCAGGGCTTTGAGGCTGATCACATCTGGATGGTGGATTAG
- the pth gene encoding aminoacyl-tRNA hydrolase: MKYLIAGLGNIGPEYAFTRHNVGFMVLDRLAAQHDFKFSFEKLAFVAEWKHKGRQIYFIKPTTFMNLSGKAIRYYMDQFKIQEENMLVILDELQLPFGTLRIKPKGSHGGHNGLKNIEELLASTNYPRLRFGIGNNFPRGRQVDYVLKPFSNEEMKELPIFLDNAGDMVLSFCTLGIQSTMNNYNQ; the protein is encoded by the coding sequence ATGAAATATCTGATTGCCGGATTGGGAAATATAGGTCCGGAGTATGCATTCACCAGGCATAATGTGGGTTTTATGGTGCTGGACAGGTTGGCGGCGCAACATGATTTTAAATTTTCCTTTGAAAAGCTTGCGTTTGTAGCTGAGTGGAAACATAAAGGCAGGCAAATTTACTTTATCAAACCAACGACGTTCATGAATCTGAGCGGCAAGGCAATCCGCTACTATATGGACCAGTTCAAGATCCAGGAGGAAAATATGCTTGTTATACTGGATGAACTACAGCTTCCTTTCGGGACATTGCGGATTAAACCCAAAGGAAGCCACGGCGGACATAATGGTTTGAAAAATATTGAAGAACTGCTGGCATCGACCAATTATCCTCGTTTGCGGTTCGGAATAGGAAATAATTTTCCGCGTGGAAGACAAGTAGATTATGTTCTAAAACCTTTTTCCAATGAAGAAATGAAGGAACTGCCTATATTTTTAGACAATGCTGGTGATATGGTGCTTTCGTTTTGTACTTTGGGAATACAATCAACAATGAATAATTATAACCAATGA
- a CDS encoding OmpA family protein — translation MIDKINAKCILAILLTGFCFPSFSQSQWTYDFNNGLNPIENAGPPLKVLGQPGKYVKEKIPGSDDLSRTIYQFEKNSGLQFNNVEAKGFLNKSFTVEIYFKMDELDSWKRVLDFKNRKSDYGSYIYDGKLNFYDFAIGEKAPVRANQYVHYVYSRDFETKIIKMYINGQSKLEFKDPGTEGMLDNDQVLNLFQDDLIANHESSAGSIVLIRVYDRVMTPVFVRRSYQTISRVPKAPVAEKEEEQPEEKPVVKEPAKRNSNLAVVTGRVYDGKNLKPVNDADVTVRKFSTDSLVASTKTVNGIYNFELRPHETYRISAQADGFQPKSVSVKVSNRFEEVKSLISLSESTYDTPLSTLYFTQSTDVLEDDALSGLDSLVSYFLKKENLRIILKGHTDNTGDFAKNLELSNKRVETVKSYLLGKGIPENRIMGSGYGSAQPNRMNQTEALKRSNRRVEIWAEPIKR, via the coding sequence ATGATTGATAAAATTAATGCGAAGTGTATCTTGGCGATCCTTTTAACCGGATTTTGTTTTCCCTCCTTTTCGCAAAGCCAGTGGACTTACGACTTCAACAATGGCCTTAATCCGATAGAAAATGCAGGTCCACCATTAAAAGTGCTTGGTCAGCCTGGGAAATATGTAAAAGAAAAAATTCCCGGATCGGATGATTTGAGCCGCACCATTTATCAATTCGAAAAAAATAGTGGCTTACAATTCAATAATGTTGAGGCCAAAGGTTTTTTAAACAAATCATTCACCGTTGAGATCTATTTTAAAATGGATGAGCTCGACAGCTGGAAAAGGGTACTTGATTTCAAAAACAGAAAAAGCGACTACGGCAGTTATATCTACGACGGCAAGCTCAATTTCTACGATTTTGCCATTGGCGAAAAAGCCCCTGTGCGCGCGAACCAGTATGTGCATTACGTGTATTCCCGTGATTTTGAAACCAAGATCATTAAAATGTATATCAATGGTCAGTCCAAACTGGAGTTCAAAGATCCGGGGACGGAAGGGATGCTGGACAATGACCAGGTGCTCAATCTTTTCCAGGACGACCTCATTGCAAATCACGAATCCAGTGCAGGCTCCATCGTCCTGATCCGCGTTTATGACCGGGTTATGACGCCGGTTTTTGTCAGGAGAAGTTACCAAACGATTAGCAGGGTGCCCAAAGCGCCTGTGGCTGAAAAGGAAGAGGAGCAACCGGAAGAAAAGCCGGTAGTGAAAGAGCCAGCCAAAAGAAATTCCAATCTGGCTGTCGTGACGGGACGTGTTTACGACGGAAAAAATCTGAAACCGGTGAATGATGCCGATGTAACGGTGCGTAAATTCAGCACAGACTCCCTGGTTGCGTCAACTAAAACGGTGAACGGTATTTATAATTTTGAACTCCGTCCGCATGAAACTTACCGCATTTCGGCCCAGGCGGATGGTTTTCAGCCGAAAAGCGTGTCCGTGAAAGTCTCAAACCGTTTCGAAGAAGTGAAGTCACTGATCAGCCTTTCGGAATCAACTTATGACACGCCGTTATCAACATTGTATTTTACGCAGAGCACAGATGTGCTGGAAGATGATGCGCTAAGCGGCCTCGATTCACTTGTTTCTTATTTTCTGAAGAAAGAAAATTTAAGAATTATTCTCAAAGGCCATACGGACAACACCGGGGATTTTGCCAAGAATCTGGAATTGTCCAATAAGCGCGTGGAAACTGTCAAATCCTATTTACTTGGCAAGGGAATTCCTGAAAACCGCATTATGGGTTCTGGTTACGGATCTGCGCAGCCTAACCGCATGAACCAGACAGAAGCATTGAAGCGATCGAACCGCAGGGTTGAAATATGGGCAGAGCCTATAAAAAGATAA
- a CDS encoding DMT family transporter, whose amino-acid sequence MKNIGIGILFSILWSSASVATKFGVRSAAPLILANVRFFIAGILLLTFSYLLSNDKSYRLPNKKEWKQLALFGFLNTTLYLGLYVYAMKFTAAGIGSLAVSTNPLIIVLLSSWWLKRRPRSEEWLGILLGMAGVGIATYPLLADSYTTVEGVSILLISMIAVSAASVYYATIQWELPNLLINGWQVFLGGVFLLPATVMFADFSTTVWDGTFWFPVLWLSLAVSIVGLICWFHLLRIDTVRASLWLFLCPLFGFFFAWWLMDEPVTIYTVIGTVFVVAGLYAGQRGRSNE is encoded by the coding sequence GTGAAAAACATTGGTATTGGCATCCTCTTTTCCATTCTTTGGTCCTCTGCATCTGTCGCCACCAAGTTTGGGGTCCGGTCTGCAGCTCCGTTAATACTCGCAAACGTTCGCTTCTTTATCGCTGGTATATTACTGCTGACTTTTTCCTATCTCCTGAGCAACGACAAGTCCTATCGGCTACCGAACAAGAAAGAGTGGAAGCAGCTTGCGCTGTTTGGTTTTCTCAATACAACGCTTTATCTGGGCCTGTACGTGTACGCCATGAAATTTACCGCCGCCGGAATCGGCAGCCTGGCTGTTTCAACCAACCCGCTGATCATTGTCCTGTTGTCGTCATGGTGGCTCAAAAGGCGTCCCCGTTCCGAAGAATGGTTGGGTATCCTGTTAGGTATGGCGGGTGTCGGCATTGCAACTTATCCATTGCTTGCGGACAGTTATACAACAGTTGAAGGAGTAAGTATTCTGTTGATCAGTATGATAGCTGTTTCTGCGGCCAGTGTTTACTATGCAACCATTCAATGGGAACTGCCCAATTTGCTGATCAATGGCTGGCAGGTTTTCCTGGGCGGTGTGTTCCTGCTTCCCGCAACAGTAATGTTTGCAGATTTCTCTACCACAGTCTGGGACGGCACATTCTGGTTTCCGGTCCTGTGGCTTAGTCTCGCCGTATCAATTGTCGGACTGATATGCTGGTTTCATTTGCTCAGAATAGACACGGTAAGAGCGTCATTATGGCTCTTCCTTTGCCCGCTGTTCGGCTTTTTCTTTGCCTGGTGGCTTATGGATGAGCCCGTGACAATTTACACGGTTATCGGAACTGTGTTCGTTGTTGCCGGACTGTATGCAGGGCAGAGGGGGAGGAGTAATGAGTGA
- a CDS encoding PhzF family phenazine biosynthesis protein codes for MKLSIYQVDAFTDKLFCGNPAAIVPLNEWLPDETMLNIAAENNLAETAFYVPNENGFHIRWFTPSVEVDLCGHATLAAAYVIFNIQNYEGKSIRFDSRSGELRVDCKEDWLTLNFPVDQFHIAVPPPALVESLVDTTMLEVYKGKTDYMVVLESEDVVKNLDFDIIVLSTIPARGIIVTAAGEDVDFVSRFFAPQSGIDEDPVTGSAHTTLIPYWAEKLGKTVLTAKQLSKRGGYLKCELDGDRVHIGGQARLYLRGEILID; via the coding sequence ATGAAACTATCCATATACCAGGTCGATGCGTTTACTGATAAACTCTTTTGTGGAAATCCTGCTGCGATTGTTCCTCTGAATGAATGGCTTCCGGATGAAACAATGCTCAACATTGCTGCTGAAAATAACCTGGCCGAAACGGCATTCTACGTTCCGAATGAAAATGGATTTCACATCCGCTGGTTCACGCCTTCCGTGGAAGTTGATCTTTGCGGACACGCTACATTGGCAGCTGCCTATGTAATCTTTAACATCCAAAATTACGAAGGCAAATCCATCCGCTTCGATTCACGGAGCGGCGAGCTTCGCGTGGATTGCAAGGAAGATTGGCTAACATTAAACTTCCCGGTGGATCAGTTCCACATCGCTGTGCCACCTCCCGCTTTGGTAGAAAGCCTTGTTGATACGACTATGCTGGAAGTTTACAAAGGAAAAACCGATTATATGGTTGTTTTAGAGTCTGAAGATGTGGTCAAAAATCTCGATTTCGACATTATCGTGCTCTCCACTATTCCGGCAAGAGGCATTATTGTTACGGCTGCCGGAGAGGATGTTGACTTCGTTTCACGCTTTTTCGCTCCGCAATCGGGCATTGATGAAGATCCTGTAACCGGCTCGGCCCATACAACACTGATCCCTTACTGGGCCGAAAAGCTCGGTAAAACAGTATTAACAGCCAAACAACTCTCAAAACGCGGAGGATATCTCAAATGCGAACTCGACGGCGACCGGGTACACATCGGAGGCCAGGCGAGGCTGTATTTGAGAGGGGAGATTTTGATAGATTAA
- the treA gene encoding alpha,alpha-trehalase TreA: protein MYGFIAPTFTYGQSHVSPDDLYGTLFRDIQHSHIFKDSKTFADAIPLEDPVLIIERYHHEKGEPDFDLQTFVSANFRMPVHIKSTFKADKSLSTSEHIKRLWPVLTRQPENQERGGSLIPLPFPYVVPGGRFREIYYWDSYFTMLGLKESGRTDLIESMVNNFAYLIDSFGYIPTANRTYYLTRSQPPFFSLMVRLYSDMAGKKILKRYLPQLQKEYDYWMQSDGPAHEPFTAHRRLVKLPDGVLLNRYWDDKATPRPESYREDVELSVEAAERFQTEPDAVFRHIRAAAESGWDFSSRWFADENDFASIHTTDILPVDLNCLMHHLEKTLAEAYLLNDNSGMHLIYEEKARLRSAAIQTYFWDESRNYFMDYDFKKQTFTKALTLAGTFPLYFKLATKSQSHYLRGYIRLNFMRSGGLLTTTVKTGQQWDAPNGWAPLQWITYKGLRNYNFHRTANELCAEWITLVDKEFKHSGKMLEKYNVSDTNLIAGGGEYEIQEGFGWTNGVYLRMKNKRS, encoded by the coding sequence TTGTACGGATTCATTGCACCAACTTTCACGTATGGTCAGTCACATGTTTCTCCGGATGACTTGTATGGGACGCTTTTCCGTGATATCCAGCACAGTCATATTTTTAAGGATTCCAAAACCTTCGCCGATGCGATCCCCCTGGAAGATCCCGTCCTGATCATTGAAAGATATCACCACGAAAAGGGCGAACCGGATTTCGACCTGCAAACATTTGTGAGTGCAAATTTCCGGATGCCTGTGCACATTAAGTCCACTTTTAAGGCAGACAAAAGCTTATCCACTTCGGAGCATATTAAAAGGCTTTGGCCTGTTCTGACCCGTCAGCCCGAAAACCAGGAACGCGGCGGTTCCCTGATCCCGCTGCCATTTCCCTATGTTGTCCCTGGCGGGCGGTTCCGGGAAATCTATTACTGGGACAGCTATTTCACAATGCTCGGCCTGAAAGAATCCGGGAGAACGGATCTGATCGAAAGCATGGTGAACAACTTTGCATATCTGATCGACAGCTTTGGCTACATCCCTACCGCCAACCGAACCTATTATCTGACAAGGTCCCAACCGCCGTTTTTCTCACTAATGGTCCGTCTATACAGTGACATGGCCGGGAAGAAAATCCTGAAACGCTATTTGCCCCAGCTCCAAAAGGAATACGATTATTGGATGCAGAGCGACGGCCCTGCGCATGAACCGTTCACAGCACACAGACGGCTTGTAAAACTGCCCGACGGCGTGCTGCTGAACCGATATTGGGATGATAAGGCCACACCTCGTCCCGAATCTTACCGGGAAGATGTTGAATTAAGTGTTGAAGCAGCGGAGCGATTTCAAACGGAGCCTGATGCCGTCTTCAGGCACATCAGGGCAGCTGCCGAATCGGGATGGGATTTCAGCAGCCGGTGGTTTGCGGATGAAAACGATTTTGCAAGCATTCACACCACAGACATTCTACCCGTTGACCTGAACTGCCTGATGCACCACCTCGAAAAAACGCTGGCCGAGGCTTATTTGCTGAATGATAATTCGGGCATGCATTTGATTTATGAGGAAAAAGCCCGCTTGCGAAGCGCTGCCATTCAGACCTATTTCTGGGATGAGTCGCGCAATTATTTCATGGATTACGATTTCAAAAAGCAGACTTTTACCAAAGCCCTGACACTGGCAGGCACATTTCCGCTTTATTTCAAACTGGCTACCAAATCGCAGTCACATTATTTAAGAGGTTACATTCGCCTGAATTTTATGCGTTCCGGCGGTCTTTTAACAACTACGGTAAAGACCGGGCAGCAGTGGGACGCGCCAAATGGCTGGGCACCTTTGCAGTGGATCACTTACAAAGGCTTGCGTAACTATAATTTTCACCGAACAGCCAACGAACTTTGCGCAGAATGGATCACGCTGGTGGATAAGGAATTTAAACATTCGGGCAAAATGCTTGAAAAATATAATGTCTCGGACACGAATCTTATTGCCGGCGGAGGTGAGTATGAGATCCAGGAAGGATTCGGCTGGACCAACGGCGTTTATCTCCGGATGAAAAATAAAAGGAGCTAG
- a CDS encoding M20/M25/M40 family metallo-hydrolase produces the protein MKKYLVLLCFVCQNAFAQLPSPDNISRHVYKLASDKMQGRGTGSKENKKAAKYVAKQFRNYGLQPKGTDGYYQPFTAKIKRVVVPDSLRETNNVIGFLDNGAEHTIVIGAHFDHLGLGKQGSSKAEKPEGQIHNGADDNASGVAGLLELARYFSENDVKEPYNFLFIAFGAEELGLLGSRHFVNNPTLPLDKINFMSNMDMIGRYDAGRGVGIGGFGTSEEWPEIFKNVKNETKFFTDKAGSGGSDHGSFYAKNIPVLFFHTGGHDDYHKPTDDPEKIDYNAAAGILGIQIQLIENAMKLPKLTFTTVL, from the coding sequence ATGAAAAAATACTTAGTCCTCCTTTGTTTTGTTTGCCAAAATGCTTTTGCCCAGCTGCCCTCTCCCGATAATATTTCCAGGCACGTTTACAAGCTTGCGTCGGACAAAATGCAGGGCCGCGGAACGGGCAGCAAGGAGAACAAAAAAGCTGCAAAATACGTGGCGAAGCAATTCAGAAATTACGGACTTCAACCAAAAGGAACAGACGGTTATTACCAGCCATTTACAGCGAAAATCAAACGCGTCGTGGTGCCGGACAGCTTACGGGAAACCAATAATGTGATCGGCTTTCTGGATAACGGGGCTGAGCATACCATTGTAATCGGTGCTCATTTTGATCATTTAGGCTTGGGAAAACAGGGGAGTTCAAAGGCTGAAAAACCCGAAGGACAGATCCACAACGGAGCCGATGATAATGCTTCGGGCGTTGCAGGATTGCTGGAACTTGCCAGATATTTCTCCGAAAACGACGTAAAAGAGCCTTATAACTTCCTGTTTATTGCATTTGGCGCAGAGGAACTGGGTTTGCTCGGCTCGCGCCATTTTGTAAACAATCCTACATTGCCATTGGATAAAATCAATTTCATGTCCAATATGGATATGATCGGTCGTTATGATGCTGGCCGCGGCGTGGGGATCGGCGGCTTTGGAACGAGTGAAGAATGGCCTGAGATATTCAAGAATGTCAAAAATGAAACCAAGTTTTTCACAGACAAGGCAGGAAGCGGCGGCTCGGATCATGGATCTTTTTATGCCAAAAACATCCCGGTCCTTTTCTTTCACACAGGCGGACATGATGATTATCACAAACCAACCGACGATCCCGAAAAAATAGATTATAACGCTGCGGCAGGCATTTTAGGCATTCAAATTCAACTCATAGAAAATGCTATGAAGCTGCCCAAACTTACATTTACCACAGTCCTCTAA